In Candidatus Methanoperedens sp., one genomic interval encodes:
- a CDS encoding PKD domain-containing protein, whose amino-acid sequence MNSDGTSQTPMATDHNMDLYASWSPGGTKISYEYGSNYNAPLSLALMNPDGSGKTTIASAPNTYGDFQAWSPDSSKIAFALSSDPAQLFGSRGVYVIKADGSGLTKIANGDIAEQTQSWQSEVWSPDGSKIVYFSKDSGNIDIWRMNPDGSGKEQLTTSSGDDVNPYFSPDGKRVIFESNRNGNFDIYAIELQQQGNGLVAEYHFDGDAKDSSGNGNDGTIYGNATFVQGVSGQALRFDGVDDYVKKISANGVPQGRNPITISFWTKPPNQDTDGYFVLIGQIWDSNGMNDGQYAVYQYHSSPRLGFVVGITQLLTPFPVLTANEWNYISATYDGTYRRLYLNGEEIAMDIPIIPNIRVSNLYVGNADSSLQNNKFKGVIDEVRIYNSALSADEVKAEYEKYGPSTITSITVSPSSATVVAGKTQTFTATDQNGNPVSVIWSVSDESVGTTDAGGVFKALKAGTTTVKAASGGVVGSASVTVEPIPLEATASANPTEGNVPLEVFFTGSASSGVSPYSFSWNFGDGEASTLQNPTHKYKSTGVYDATLTVTDSQGNSVSASPLQIKAFTQWAVVIGINEYTDDEGDKNSGTHWNNLDFQIDNAKRIYSTLTKYYGFPKENVHLLKDEVKNSKDNIEPEDILKEMQWLADNAKENDVVTFYFGGHGSGPVNGEPEYLRAHSNRLYENEFSAVLNQIKSKKLVVILDASWSGGFIVDNGQYSDLASKDSNGNYPAGRIVTTGCTENTGITDEDCAEWGLLKFYTTEDGLSNVFTGTGGVFTGLFDLGLRGGISKKFGNPDLDNNGRISVEEGFKFAKRNVAIVDLMGHELLPSPTHFHQKPLIYNGIGEDFILNQAYPPTTVKITIYSPANPLVIDDSGFKVGFDPMSGSSSIEILGASYTGSQTEPQVLTIPGALPGDYTVQLFGTATGTYTADLELLSTSGEIISSKTYKGSILPGQVQTASMSLSGTEMQSVAPIRMPPLIANDKLALAKYTKLELVWLKNTIAQMNIPQDVRDGLNDKLNSAIAKLDKIISELEAGNDSNAKQSIIPAKNIIQAFTNQVKAQQGKDISTEDANALRINGANILQDLEALKSLLV is encoded by the coding sequence ATGAACTCAGACGGGACTTCACAAACACCAATGGCAACAGATCATAATATGGACTTATATGCTTCTTGGTCGCCTGGAGGAACAAAAATATCATATGAATATGGTTCAAATTATAATGCGCCATTAAGTTTGGCATTAATGAATCCAGATGGATCAGGGAAAACAACAATTGCAAGTGCTCCAAATACATATGGGGATTTTCAAGCATGGTCTCCCGACTCCTCAAAAATTGCTTTCGCATTATCCTCTGACCCCGCACAGCTCTTTGGTAGCCGAGGAGTGTATGTTATAAAAGCTGATGGAAGTGGTTTAACAAAAATAGCGAATGGGGATATTGCCGAGCAAACGCAATCCTGGCAGAGCGAGGTCTGGTCACCAGATGGCTCAAAAATTGTATATTTCTCTAAAGATTCTGGCAATATTGATATTTGGAGGATGAATCCAGATGGAAGCGGTAAAGAGCAGTTAACTACAAGTTCTGGAGATGATGTTAATCCTTACTTTTCTCCTGATGGCAAGCGGGTAATATTTGAGTCAAATCGCAATGGAAATTTTGATATTTATGCGATTGAGCTTCAGCAACAAGGTAATGGACTTGTAGCTGAATATCATTTCGATGGAGATGCAAAGGATTCAAGCGGAAATGGGAATGATGGGACGATTTATGGTAATGCTACCTTCGTTCAGGGAGTAAGCGGGCAGGCTTTGAGGTTTGATGGCGTGGATGATTACGTTAAAAAAATATCAGCTAATGGAGTTCCGCAAGGTCGTAACCCCATTACTATCAGTTTTTGGACTAAACCACCTAATCAAGATACAGATGGATATTTCGTTCTGATTGGGCAAATTTGGGACTCTAATGGGATGAATGATGGGCAGTATGCGGTATATCAATATCATTCAAGTCCAAGGTTAGGTTTTGTCGTTGGTATAACTCAATTATTAACACCTTTTCCAGTACTTACAGCAAATGAGTGGAACTATATAAGCGCGACTTATGATGGAACATATAGAAGATTATATTTAAATGGAGAAGAGATTGCAATGGATATTCCAATTATTCCTAATATAAGGGTATCGAATCTATATGTTGGAAACGCTGATTCCAGTCTACAAAACAATAAATTTAAAGGTGTCATTGATGAAGTCCGCATTTACAACAGCGCTTTAAGTGCTGATGAAGTTAAGGCAGAGTATGAAAAATACGGACCATCAACCATCACATCCATCACAGTATCCCCCTCCTCCGCAACCGTGGTCGCTGGCAAGACCCAGACCTTCACAGCCACAGACCAGAACGGCAACCCTGTGAGCGTGATTTGGAGCGTCAGCGATGAGAGCGTGGGCACAACAGATGCGGGCGGGGTGTTCAAGGCGCTGAAGGCGGGCACGACAACGGTGAAGGCGGCGAGCGGAGGGGTGGTGGGGAGCGCGAGTGTGACGGTGGAGCCAATTCCATTAGAAGCTACTGCGTCAGCCAATCCTACTGAAGGGAACGTTCCTCTAGAAGTATTTTTCACAGGTTCTGCAAGCAGTGGAGTATCGCCATATTCATTTTCATGGAACTTTGGTGATGGAGAAGCGAGCACGCTACAGAATCCAACTCATAAATATAAATCCACAGGCGTGTATGACGCTACGCTTACCGTTACAGACTCTCAAGGAAATAGCGTATCAGCTTCGCCACTTCAAATTAAAGCTTTTACTCAATGGGCTGTGGTTATTGGAATAAACGAGTATACGGATGATGAGGGGGATAAAAATTCGGGTACACATTGGAATAATTTAGATTTTCAAATTGACAATGCCAAGAGAATCTATTCAACGCTCACTAAATACTATGGATTCCCTAAAGAAAATGTTCATCTTTTGAAAGATGAGGTAAAAAATTCAAAAGACAACATTGAGCCTGAAGACATATTAAAAGAAATGCAATGGTTAGCTGATAATGCAAAAGAGAACGATGTTGTCACATTTTATTTCGGAGGTCACGGGAGTGGGCCAGTAAATGGAGAACCAGAATATCTAAGAGCCCATAGCAATCGATTGTATGAAAATGAATTCTCAGCGGTATTAAACCAAATCAAATCTAAAAAGCTGGTGGTAATTTTAGATGCCAGTTGGTCTGGTGGTTTCATAGTAGATAATGGCCAATACTCAGACTTAGCCTCAAAAGATTCTAACGGCAATTATCCTGCAGGAAGGATAGTTACTACTGGTTGCACCGAAAACACAGGCATCACAGATGAAGACTGCGCAGAGTGGGGTCTTTTGAAATTCTATACAACGGAAGATGGATTATCCAACGTATTCACAGGAACAGGCGGAGTATTCACAGGTTTATTTGACTTAGGTTTAAGAGGTGGCATTTCCAAAAAGTTCGGAAATCCAGACTTAGATAATAATGGGAGAATAAGCGTGGAAGAAGGATTTAAATTTGCTAAGAGAAACGTCGCTATTGTTGATCTCATGGGGCATGAACTCTTACCATCGCCTACACATTTTCATCAAAAACCGCTTATATATAATGGCATAGGAGAAGATTTTATTCTCAACCAAGCATACCCACCGACTACTGTAAAAATCACAATTTACTCGCCTGCAAACCCATTAGTTATAGATGATTCAGGTTTCAAAGTGGGCTTCGACCCAATGTCCGGCTCATCTTCAATTGAAATACTTGGCGCATCTTATACTGGTTCGCAGACAGAGCCGCAGGTTCTGACAATTCCAGGAGCTCTTCCGGGAGATTATACAGTTCAACTATTCGGAACCGCCACTGGCACATATACAGCAGATTTAGAACTACTATCAACTTCAGGAGAAATCATCTCATCTAAGACTTACAAAGGCTCGATTCTTCCAGGCCAAGTCCAAACAGCTAGTATGAGCCTCTCAGGAACGGAAATGCAATCAGTAGCCCCAATCAGAATGCCTCCATTAATAGCAAACGATAAACTTGCTTTGGCTAAGTACACAAAACTTGAACTTGTATGGCTGAAAAATACAATTGCTCAGATGAATATTCCACAAGATGTTAGGGATGGTCTGAATGATAAGCTTAATAGCGCTATTGCGAAGCTAGATAAGATAATAAGTGAGCTTGAAGCCGGGAATGATTCTAATGCGAAGCAATCAATAATCCCAGCAAAAAATATAATTCAGGCATTTACGAATCAGGTAAAGGCGCAGCAGGGTAAAGATATTTCGACTGAGGATGCGAATGCACTTCGGATTAATGGTGCCAACATACTTCAAGACCTTGAAGCTCTGAAAAGTCTACTGGTATAG
- the secY gene encoding preprotein translocase subunit SecY codes for MAFESFAPLLNRLPAVSRPEGHVHFKKKLGWTLGILVLYFALANIPLFGLDKSSIDLFELYRAFFAGASGSLMVLGIGPIVTASIILQLLVGANVIKMDLSDPHQQAIFQGLQKLLVFVMVALEALPQILGGYMRPDAGLAAQLGVNVSWITLLLFIQICIGGILILYMDEIVSKWGIGSGVGLFIIAGVSQQIVTGIFNWKADETGFPIGLIPKWIYIASPSSNIGLDYLLTGDGMLFLLVKGGILALFSTVLIYLMVVYVESTRIEIPLAHAAVRGARGRFPVKLIYASVLPMILVRALQANIQMIGLILSSRGITILGLYKQATPVSGLMYYLSPISSPNDWIPSLVSSKFTSLGVAAPPGWQIVLHVFTDATLLIVGGIVFALFWIETTGMGAKSVAEKIQKSGMQIPGYRRSSGTLERVMQRYIPKVTVIGGAFIGLLTLIASLLGTLGGAGGTGLLLTVSIMYRLYEDIASQQMMEMHPMMRSFFGKE; via the coding sequence ATGGCTTTTGAAAGTTTTGCCCCACTGCTGAACCGCCTTCCTGCAGTTTCGCGCCCCGAAGGCCATGTACATTTTAAGAAAAAACTGGGATGGACGCTGGGAATTCTTGTCCTTTATTTCGCTCTTGCGAACATCCCCCTGTTCGGACTTGATAAAAGCTCCATAGATCTTTTTGAGCTTTACCGTGCATTCTTTGCAGGCGCATCGGGTTCGCTGATGGTCCTGGGAATAGGACCGATTGTGACAGCATCAATAATTCTGCAGTTACTTGTAGGGGCGAATGTCATCAAGATGGATCTTAGCGATCCGCATCAGCAGGCTATCTTCCAGGGGTTGCAGAAGCTTCTTGTCTTTGTAATGGTAGCTCTGGAGGCCCTCCCGCAGATCCTGGGAGGTTACATGCGTCCGGATGCGGGGCTGGCCGCACAGCTCGGGGTAAATGTCAGTTGGATCACTTTATTGTTGTTTATCCAGATATGCATTGGAGGCATATTGATCTTATACATGGATGAGATTGTTTCCAAATGGGGTATAGGATCAGGCGTAGGGCTTTTTATTATTGCAGGTGTTTCGCAGCAGATCGTTACAGGAATATTTAATTGGAAAGCGGACGAGACGGGTTTCCCTATAGGGCTTATCCCGAAATGGATATATATAGCGAGCCCATCATCGAATATCGGACTGGATTATCTCCTTACGGGGGACGGGATGCTCTTTTTGCTCGTTAAAGGAGGAATACTGGCCCTTTTCAGTACAGTTCTCATATACCTCATGGTCGTGTATGTGGAAAGTACGCGAATCGAAATACCGCTAGCTCATGCCGCAGTGAGAGGCGCTCGGGGCAGGTTCCCAGTCAAGCTCATCTATGCCAGCGTTCTGCCCATGATACTTGTCAGGGCGCTCCAGGCAAATATCCAGATGATAGGGCTTATTCTTTCAAGCCGTGGTATTACGATATTAGGTCTATACAAACAGGCGACCCCTGTGAGCGGCCTGATGTATTACCTCTCCCCTATCAGCAGCCCCAATGACTGGATACCTTCGCTTGTCTCGTCAAAGTTCACCAGCCTTGGTGTGGCAGCGCCGCCGGGCTGGCAGATCGTGCTTCACGTATTCACGGACGCAACTCTCCTCATCGTAGGCGGCATTGTATTTGCACTGTTCTGGATCGAAACCACGGGCATGGGAGCAAAGAGCGTGGCCGAGAAGATACAGAAATCAGGCATGCAGATACCGGGATATCGCAGGAGCAGCGGAACGCTTGAACGCGTGATGCAGCGGTATATCCCCAAGGTGACGGTGATTGGCGGTGCGTTCATTGGATTGCTCACGCTCATCGCAAGCCTTCTCGGAACTCTGGGAGGCGCGGGCGGAACGGGCTTGTTGCTCACTGTAAGCATCATGTACAGGCTGTATGAGGACATCGCCAGCCAGCAGATGATGGAGATGCACCCGATGATGAGGAGCTTCTTCGGGAAGGAATAG
- a CDS encoding uL15 family ribosomal protein, whose amino-acid sequence MPKTKTKKFRGKRTFGAGTHKNRRGGGSRGGRGNAGTCKHHFVRSMQRGLSFGKHGFKRPEVVSHDKFIVNVGELDEAIEQLVADGLAEKKGEAFHINLSGIGIEKVLGNGRVTKSIFITAGEFSSAAKQKIEEAKGNAIVLSEKTADIPE is encoded by the coding sequence ATGCCCAAAACGAAAACAAAGAAATTCAGGGGAAAAAGAACATTCGGCGCAGGCACACATAAGAATAGAAGAGGTGGAGGAAGCCGCGGCGGACGAGGCAATGCTGGCACATGCAAGCATCATTTTGTCAGGTCAATGCAGCGGGGTTTAAGCTTCGGGAAGCATGGATTCAAGAGACCGGAAGTTGTATCTCATGACAAGTTCATCGTGAACGTGGGCGAGCTCGATGAAGCTATCGAGCAGCTTGTGGCAGACGGCCTGGCTGAGAAGAAAGGCGAGGCTTTCCATATCAATCTTTCAGGCATTGGGATCGAGAAAGTTCTTGGCAATGGAAGGGTTACAAAATCAATCTTTATCACGGCCGGCGAGTTTTCCTCCGCAGCAAAGCAGAAAATTGAAGAAGCCAAAGGAAATGCGATAGTTCTGTCCGAAAAGACAGCGGATATACCTGAGTAA
- a CDS encoding 50S ribosomal protein L30, with amino-acid sequence MYAAVRLRGGVKTRRDIKDTLSMLHLDRINHCVILPDTPNYNGMIRKTKDFIAWGPIDPETLAQMLENRGKLEGGKALTLDYLTKNTKFKSFLELAKAICEGKASISDIPKLKPVFRMHPARKGLKGTKRNFLEGGDLGFHGDEINTLLNKMR; translated from the coding sequence ATGTACGCAGCAGTCAGACTCCGCGGAGGCGTGAAAACAAGGCGGGATATAAAGGATACACTCTCCATGCTGCATCTTGACAGGATAAATCACTGTGTCATACTTCCTGATACCCCAAATTACAATGGTATGATACGGAAAACTAAAGATTTCATTGCATGGGGCCCCATTGATCCTGAGACACTTGCACAGATGCTGGAGAATAGGGGAAAACTGGAAGGTGGAAAGGCATTGACCCTGGATTACCTTACAAAGAACACGAAATTTAAATCATTTCTTGAACTGGCAAAGGCTATCTGCGAGGGAAAAGCCTCGATATCTGATATTCCGAAATTGAAACCGGTTTTCAGGATGCATCCGGCGAGAAAAGGTCTCAAGGGAACCAAGAGGAACTTCCTGGAAGGCGGAGACCTTGGATTTCATGGGGATGAAATAAATACTTTGCTTAACAAAATGAGGTAA
- a CDS encoding 30S ribosomal protein S5, whose translation MRDREFEEGRVEWIPQTRLGKLVKEGQVTTMSEALESGLPIRESQIVDALIPEIRDEVLDINMVQRMTDSGRRVKFRATVIVGNGDGFIGLGEGKDVQVGIAIRKAIDAAKMNMIGIKRGCGSWECGCGQGHTVPFGVKGKSGSVEVELIPAPRGLGLASGGTAKKVLEIAGIKDVWARAAGETRTTVNFAKATYNALMRTTTMKVK comes from the coding sequence ATGAGAGACAGAGAATTCGAAGAAGGACGGGTTGAATGGATACCACAGACAAGACTGGGTAAACTCGTCAAGGAAGGACAGGTAACAACCATGAGCGAAGCCCTTGAGTCCGGGTTGCCGATAAGAGAATCCCAGATAGTGGACGCATTGATCCCGGAAATAAGGGATGAAGTCCTGGATATAAACATGGTCCAGAGGATGACAGACTCCGGAAGGAGGGTGAAGTTCAGAGCCACGGTAATAGTAGGTAATGGAGATGGCTTCATAGGCCTGGGAGAAGGAAAAGATGTCCAGGTCGGTATCGCAATAAGGAAGGCAATAGACGCCGCAAAAATGAATATGATTGGCATCAAAAGAGGATGCGGTTCCTGGGAATGCGGCTGCGGTCAGGGGCATACGGTGCCGTTCGGTGTAAAGGGCAAGTCCGGAAGCGTTGAAGTAGAACTCATACCTGCTCCCAGAGGTCTTGGTCTGGCTTCAGGGGGAACCGCCAAAAAGGTCCTTGAAATCGCCGGTATAAAAGATGTATGGGCAAGAGCAGCGGGCGAGACACGAACAACGGTCAATTTTGCGAAAGCGACATACAACGCGCTTATGAGAACCACTACTATGAAGGTGAAATAA
- a CDS encoding 50S ribosomal protein L18: protein MATGARYRVRFRRARTGKTDYRARKQLLISRKPRLVVRKSLKNTIIQLVLLDKKGDVTIASANTSELKKYGYDAGTGNIPSAYLTGLLLGYRAKKKGQTEAILDQGICHTTKGGRIYAALKGAVDSGLEIPHSKEIFPSEDRITGKHIDKYRKTNISGQLEAAKQKIQGEFR from the coding sequence ATGGCGACAGGAGCACGATACCGGGTACGGTTCAGACGGGCCAGGACGGGCAAGACGGATTACAGGGCTAGAAAACAGCTTCTCATATCCAGAAAACCCAGGCTCGTAGTCAGGAAAAGTCTAAAGAATACGATCATACAGTTAGTTTTACTTGATAAAAAAGGCGATGTTACCATCGCTTCAGCGAACACCAGCGAGTTAAAGAAATACGGGTATGACGCAGGTACAGGAAATATTCCCTCGGCTTACCTCACAGGGTTATTGCTGGGATACCGTGCGAAGAAAAAAGGACAGACCGAGGCAATACTTGACCAGGGCATTTGTCATACCACGAAAGGCGGCAGGATATATGCTGCTTTGAAAGGAGCAGTGGATTCAGGTCTGGAAATACCGCACAGTAAAGAGATTTTCCCATCAGAGGACAGGATAACGGGAAAGCATATCGATAAATACAGAAAGACCAACATATCAGGCCAGCTTGAGGCGGCGAAACAAAAGATTCAGGGCGAGTTCAGGTGA
- a CDS encoding 50S ribosomal protein L19e: protein MTDLANQRRLAAEVMDIGVNRVWMDPDASKDIEAALTREDIRKLIEEKKVGKRDIRGVSRGRARKVDETRAYGHRKGHGSRSGAKGARRPKKEQWMKKIRALRSRLKELKDNNTIDVPTYRKLYLKAKGGEYRSRAHLNAHIEQLKEA, encoded by the coding sequence ATGACAGACCTTGCAAACCAGCGACGATTGGCTGCTGAAGTAATGGATATCGGAGTAAACAGGGTATGGATGGATCCGGATGCCTCCAAGGACATAGAAGCAGCCTTAACGAGGGAAGATATCCGTAAACTGATCGAAGAAAAAAAGGTCGGTAAAAGGGATATCAGAGGGGTCAGCCGCGGAAGAGCCCGAAAGGTGGATGAGACCCGGGCTTACGGGCACAGAAAAGGGCATGGCTCCAGAAGCGGCGCAAAAGGTGCTCGAAGACCAAAGAAAGAACAGTGGATGAAAAAGATCCGGGCGCTGCGCAGCCGGCTCAAGGAACTCAAAGATAACAACACTATAGATGTGCCGACATACAGGAAATTATATCTCAAAGCAAAAGGCGGAGAATATAGAAGCAGGGCGCACCTGAATGCTCATATTGAGCAGCTCAAGGAGGCTTGA
- a CDS encoding 50S ribosomal protein L32e: protein MEALEAPKITIAIDEETKRLLEVRKKQKSKKPTFKQTDSHKKKKLADYWRRPDGIHNKTRYAVKGKCPLVEAGYGSPALVRGLHPSGFEDVIVNNTKELESLKAGKQAARIARTVGSRKRIQIEAKAAELGLKILNPSRREE, encoded by the coding sequence ATGGAAGCACTGGAAGCTCCAAAGATCACTATCGCTATCGATGAAGAAACAAAGAGACTACTTGAAGTGAGGAAGAAACAGAAAAGCAAAAAGCCGACCTTCAAGCAAACGGATTCCCACAAGAAGAAGAAACTCGCTGATTACTGGAGAAGACCCGACGGTATTCATAATAAAACGCGCTATGCTGTTAAGGGGAAATGCCCGCTTGTGGAAGCCGGATACGGCAGCCCGGCGCTCGTCAGGGGTCTGCATCCATCAGGATTTGAAGATGTTATCGTGAACAATACTAAGGAACTCGAGTCCCTGAAGGCAGGGAAGCAGGCAGCCAGGATAGCCCGTACTGTGGGATCGAGAAAGCGTATACAGATAGAGGCGAAGGCCGCCGAGTTAGGGTTGAAGATTTTGAACCCCTCAAGGAGGGAAGAATAA
- a CDS encoding 50S ribosomal protein L6: METKRTVGIPEGVNITISNTTVSISGPLGSLQRELWYPRVSIKKADSEVIIETDETRREQLAILGTFESHLKNMITGVTKGYEYKMKMVYSHFPIQLKTEGNQLLIANFLGEKKSRKANILGNTKVTIKGDQVIVNGINKEEVGQTTANIQQATKIRRFDPRVFQDGVYLVERSGR; the protein is encoded by the coding sequence ATGGAAACAAAGAGAACGGTAGGGATTCCAGAGGGCGTGAATATCACTATCAGTAACACTACTGTGTCTATTTCAGGCCCTCTCGGATCACTCCAGAGAGAACTCTGGTATCCCAGAGTCAGTATCAAGAAAGCTGATTCAGAAGTGATTATTGAGACCGATGAAACGAGAAGAGAACAGCTTGCAATACTGGGCACGTTTGAATCCCATTTGAAGAATATGATAACTGGAGTAACCAAGGGATATGAGTATAAGATGAAAATGGTTTATTCGCATTTTCCTATCCAGTTAAAGACCGAGGGGAACCAGCTATTAATAGCCAATTTCCTTGGCGAAAAGAAATCAAGAAAAGCAAATATCCTGGGAAATACCAAGGTCACAATAAAAGGGGACCAGGTAATTGTCAACGGGATAAATAAGGAAGAAGTCGGACAGACGACCGCCAATATTCAGCAGGCCACAAAGATCAGAAGATTTGACCCGAGGGTGTTCCAGGATGGAGTATACCTCGTTGAGCGGTCCGGACGGTGA
- a CDS encoding 30S ribosomal protein S8: MLLDPLADAMSIIKNAETTGKPECTISPASKLIGSVLKVMKDKGYIGEFEFIDDGKSGHFKVQLKGKINKCGVIRPRHAVKNIEFEKWEKRFLPARGFGSIIITTPDGVMTHDEARENGIGGELLAYVY; this comes from the coding sequence ATGTTATTAGATCCACTCGCAGATGCGATGTCAATAATAAAAAATGCAGAAACTACAGGTAAACCTGAGTGCACGATTAGCCCGGCATCCAAACTCATAGGAAGTGTGCTTAAGGTCATGAAGGATAAAGGATACATCGGTGAATTCGAATTCATCGATGATGGTAAATCCGGCCATTTCAAGGTACAGCTTAAAGGAAAGATCAACAAATGCGGAGTAATCAGACCAAGGCACGCAGTCAAGAACATCGAATTTGAAAAATGGGAAAAACGGTTCCTGCCTGCAAGGGGCTTTGGATCCATAATCATAACCACCCCGGATGGTGTTATGACCCATGATGAAGCAAGAGAAAATGGTATTGGCGGGGAATTACTCGCTTATGTATATTAG
- a CDS encoding 30S ribosomal protein S14, whose protein sequence is MERSNKKFGRGANVCKRCSRKQGLVRKYGIYLCRQCFREIAYNMGFEKYT, encoded by the coding sequence ATGGAAAGAAGTAACAAAAAATTCGGTAGGGGCGCTAATGTCTGCAAACGCTGCAGCAGAAAACAGGGACTTGTCCGAAAATACGGCATATACCTCTGCAGGCAATGCTTCAGGGAAATTGCATACAACATGGGCTTTGAGAAATACACATAG
- a CDS encoding 50S ribosomal protein L5: MRTPSIDKITVHIGTGESGERLTNAEKLLGTIVKQKTIRAVARKTIPTFSIKKKEPIGCKVTLRSTKAGEFLKTALKIVDNKLNESQFDDNGNFSFGIEEHTDFPGMKYDPSIGIFGMDVNVALKRPGYRISRRKIEKHKIPQNHRLTKEDAISFVKSKYNVEVI, translated from the coding sequence ATGAGAACACCTTCAATTGACAAGATCACCGTTCATATTGGCACAGGAGAGAGCGGAGAACGATTGACGAACGCGGAAAAATTGCTCGGAACAATCGTCAAACAAAAAACGATACGTGCGGTTGCAAGAAAAACGATACCAACCTTCTCCATAAAGAAAAAGGAACCCATCGGATGCAAGGTAACATTGAGATCAACTAAAGCAGGCGAGTTCCTGAAAACTGCCTTAAAGATCGTCGATAATAAATTGAATGAATCTCAGTTCGATGATAATGGCAACTTTTCATTTGGGATTGAGGAACATACAGATTTTCCAGGGATGAAATACGACCCTTCCATTGGCATCTTTGGAATGGATGTCAATGTGGCTTTAAAAAGACCCGGATACAGGATAAGCAGGCGAAAGATCGAGAAACACAAGATACCGCAGAACCACAGGCTGACAAAAGAAGATGCGATCTCTTTTGTAAAAAGTAAGTACAATGTGGAGGTAATTTAG